The Streptomyces sp. NBC_00510 genomic interval GAACGCGGGGCGGATGGCGTGGGCCGCGTGGGTGAGCGCGGGCTGGGCGACGGCCTTGCGCTCCCACAGGTGGTGGAGCAGTTCCTGCTCCCGGGCCTGGAAGTCGGCGCCGGCGGCCCCGCGGTTGGCCCGGGCGCGCAGGAAGGCGAGCGAGGTCGCGAAGGACACGTACTCGCGGACGGTGCGGGCGGCGTCCTTGCCCTGTGCGCCGCGGGCGGCGGAGCGGGCGAGGCCGCGGCCCTTCATGGAGCCGATGGCGGCGGGCTCGGGCAGGCTGAGCCAGCCGGCCACCGCGTACAGCGGCAGCTGGGTGCGGATGGTCTTCAGCTCGTTCGAGCGGGACCAGATCGCGAGCCAGACCAGCAGGCCGAAGAGCGGGATCATCAGCGTCGCGTAGACGGCGAGGAAGCCGAGCGGGCTGAGCGAGGCGGAGCCGTTCCAGGTGCCGTGCAGGACCATCGCGAGCAGCCAGCCGCCCAGCGGGGCGAGCCAGCGGCGGGCCTGGCCGGGGCGCGAGGTGGCGGCGATGGCGAAGCCGATGCCGGTGAGCGAGGTGAACAGCGGGTGCGCGAAGGGCGTCATGACGATCCGGACGACGAACATCGCCGCGGTCGTGCCCAGCCCGCCGTCGGTCCCGTACGCCTGGTCCTCGGCGAAGCCGGAGCCCAGGTAGAGGATGTTCTCGGTGAACGCGAAGCCGGTGGCGGTGAGTCCGGCTATGACGACGCCGTCGACGATCCCGGTGAAGTCACGGCGGCGGAAGAGGAAGAGCAGCAGGACGGCGGCGCCCTTGGCGCTCTCCTCCACCACGGGGGCGACGAAGGTGGCGCCCCAGATGTCGCTCTGCGAGTCGCTGGCCGTGAAGGTCGTGGCGAGCAGCTCGGTCGCGTACTCGTTGGCGAGGATGGCGACCAGCGTGGCGGCGCACGCGCCCCATGCGAAGGCGAAGACCGCGTCGCGCAGGGGGGTCGGCTCCACCCGGTCCAGCCACAGGAAGGCCCCGCCGAGGAGCGGGACCGGCAGGACCGCCAGGAGGAGGCCGACCAGGAGGCCCTCCGTGCCGGTCTGCCGGCGCACCAGCGCGAGGATGATCACCCCGCACAGCGCCAGCACGGAGAAGAGCGCCACGAGCCGGAACGTCCGGTTCTCCCAGAAGTGCCGGCGCGGCTTGTAGTGCCACTGCCCGGGGGCGGGCAGCGCGAACTGCGGTTGCTGCTGGTGATCCGGATACTCGGGTACGGTCGGCCGGGCCGCCGGGCTCGGGAGGGGCGAGTCTGGCGAATGCGAGTACGAGGACACCCAATGACCTTACGGGGCGGTGGCCGCGTGGCGCGATGGTGTTACGGATAACCGCCCTGCGTACCGCCCGGCGCGTCGCACGGCCGGACGTTCAGCGGCGCTCGAAGACCAGGTCGTGGACGACGTGGCCCTTGGCGATCCCCTGGCGCTCGAACTTGGTCATCGGGCGGAAGGCCGGACGCGGCTCGGCGTAGCCGCTGCCGGTCGCGTAGGCGTTCGCCAGTCCGGGCTCCGCCGTCAGCACCTCGAGCATCTGCTCGGCGTACGGCTCCCAGTCGGTCGCGCAGTGCACGGCCGCGCCGGGCCGCAGCCGCGACACGGCGAGCGCCACGAACTCCGGCTGGATCATGCGGCGCTTGTGGTGCCGGGCCTTGGGCCACGGGTCGGGGAAGTAGACCCGCAGGCCGGCCAGCGAACCCGGGGCGAGCATGTCGCGCAGCAGGACGACGGCGTCGCCGTTGGCGACCCGGACGTTGCGCAGGCCCTCGCGCTCGGCGAGGTGGACGAGGTTGCCCTGGCCGGGGGTGTGCACGTCCGCGGCGAGGATGCCGGTGCCGGGGTCGGCGGCGGCCATCGCGGCGGTGGCGTCGCCCATGCCGAAGCCGATCTCCAGGACCACCGGGCGGTCCGGGGCGAGGTCCGCGTCGGCGAAGAGCTTGTCCAGGTCCAGCGGCGTGCCGTCGAGGTCGACGCCCCAGTCCGCCCAGCGCCGCTCCAGCGCCGCCCGCTGGCCGTGGGTGACCCGGCCGCGGCGCGGATGGAAGGTGCGGATGCGCTGCTCGGTGTGCGCGTCCGGATGCGGGTGGGAGGCGGGGCCGCCCGGGAAGTGGGGGGTGCGGGGCTTCGACATGATGCGTCGATTTTACGTACGCCCCAGCACCGCCAGTGCCCTGCGGGCGATCTCCCGGCCGATCGGCAGCGAGGCCGTCGCGGCGGGCGAGGGGGCGTTCAGCACGTGGACGAAGGGTCCGTCGCCCGTGATGAGGAAGTCGTCGACGAGCGTCCCGTCGCGCAGCACGGCCTGCGCCCGCACCCCGGCCGCGGCCGGCACCATGTCGTCGGCGGTCACCGCGGGCAGCAGCCGCCGCACGGACTCCACGAAGGCCCGCTTCGACAGCGACCGGCGGATCTCGCCGGCCTCGTAGCGCCAGTGGCGGCGGGCGATCCGCCAGGTGCCGGGGAACGCGGCGGTCTCGACGAGGTCGCGCGGGCGCACGGTGCGCCGCCGGTAGCCCTCGCGGGCCAGGGCGGGGACGGCGTTCGGGCCGACGTGCACGGAGCCGTCGAAGCCGCGGGTCAGATGCACGCCGAGGAACGGGAACGCGGGGTCGGGGACGGGGTAGACCAGTCCGTGGACGAGGCCGGCGCGGTCCGGGCGCAGCTCGTAGTACTCGCCGCGGAACGGCACGATGCGGACGCCGGAGGTGTCCTCCCCGGCCATGCGCGCGATGCGGTCGCAGTGCAGGCCGGCGCAGTTCACCAGCGCCTTGGCCCGGACGGGCGGGCCGTCGTGGGGCTCGACGATCACGGTCCGCCCGTCGCGATGGATCGCGCGGACCTCCGTGCCGTACGCGATGCGCGCGTCGGCGCGACCGCCCTCGGTCGTGAGGCGGGCCATGGCCGCGGCGACCGCGGTGAAGTCGCAGACCCCCGTCGTGCCGACGTGGATCGCCGCCAGGCCGCGTACGTGCGGCTCGCGCTCCGCGATCCGGGCCGGGCCCAGCTCCTGCACCGGGATGTCGTTCTGCCGGCCCCGCTGGACGAGGGCGTGCAGCCGGGGGAGCTCGTCCCGCTCCGTGGCGACGATCAGCTTGCCCGTCACGTCGTGCGGGATGTCGTTGCCGGCGCAGAACTTCACCATCTCGGCGGCGCCCTGCGTCGCGTACCGCGCCTTGAGGGAGCCGGGGCGGTAGTAGATGCCGCTGTGGATCACGCCGCTGTTGTGGCCGGTCTGGTGGCGGGCGGGGCCGTCCTCCTTGTCCAGGACCAGGACGGAGGTGCCGGGGGCGGTGCGGGTGAGCGCGTACGCGGTCGCGAGGCCGACGATGCCGGCGCCGATGACGACGACGTCCGTGGTGTCCATGCGCGCGGTCACCTCCCCCGTAAGGCTTGGCCCGTCCGCGCCGCGTGCAAACCTGTCGGCGGGGCGTGTTGTTCGCGCCGGGTGGTTGTGTGCGGCTCGTTTGCGCCTGCGGGCGGCTGCGCCGGGCTGCCCGTTGTTGTGTGCGGGTGCGTTGCGCCTGCGGCGGGCCGTCCCCCGCCCGCCCTCCCGATTGCCCGGCGCGGTCAGTGACCGCCTCGCTGCGTTCGTTGTGGGGTCGGTGCCGCGCCGGGGTACACCCCCAGCCTTCGGCCGGGGGGACCCCCACCTCGGGGCTCGCGGTTTACGTCCACGTCGTTCGGCGCCGGGTTCCCCGCTCGTCCCCTGCGGGGGCACCCCGCCACACCCCCTCCGGTTGTCGGTGCGACTGACGGCCGGAGGGTGGCTGAGAAGGCGGTCCGGGGTGCAAGTGCCTACTGGCCCCCCACCGGCCGTTATGCGCCCACACAAGCGGAGGGGGTGTGGCGGGGTGCGCCCGGAAGCGACGAGCGGCGAACCCGGCGCCGAATGATGTAGGGCCAAACCGCGAGCGCTGAGGACGTGCCCCGGCGCGGCACCGACCCGGGCACACGGTGCGAGACCCGCACTGACCGCGCCGGGCAATCGGGAGGGAGGGCGGGGGATGCCCGCCGCAGGCGCAGACAACCCGCACACGACGACCGGCAGCAAGGGGCACCCCCCCCCGCACCCCGGAGGGCTACGCGGGGGCCGCCAGCAGGGGGCGGGCGCGCTCGCGCAGCTCCGCGACGCGCGGCTCGTTCCCGTACGGCTCCAGCCGGTGCAGAAGGTCCCGCACGTACTCCGTCGTCCGGGCCGACGAGATCCGCCCGGCCACCTCCACCGCCTTGACCCCGGCCGCGCAAGCCGCGTCCAGGTTGCCGGACTCCAGCTCCGCGACCGCCGAGACCACGAGCCGCAGCCCGTGCGAGCGCACGAACTCCTCCGTGGGCCGGGCGAGGGCCGTCTCCGTGAAGCGGCGCACCTGCCCGGGTACGCGCAGGTCGCGGTAGCACTCGGCGGCGTCCGCGGCGAGGCGGTCGTAGGAGTAGAAGCCGAGCCAGGGCGGGTCGGCGTCGCCGTCGCGGGCGCGGTCGAGCCAGGACTCGGCCGCGGCCAGGGCCGTGGCGCACGTGGCGCTCTCGCCGGCCTTGGCGTGGGCGCGGGCCTCGACGAGGTGGAAGAAGGACATCGTGCGCGCCGTGGCGAGGCCGCGGTTGCGTTCGAGGGCGGCCTGGGCCAGGTCCACGCCTTCGTCGGCGAAGCCGCGGTACGTGGCCTGGAGGGACATCGACGCCAGCACGTAGCCCCCGAGGGGGACGTCGGCGGCGGCGCGCGCGAGCCGCAGGGCCTGGATGTAGTACCGCTGGGCGGCCTCCTGCTGGCCGGTGTCGAAGGCCATCCACCCGGCGAGCCGGGTGAGTTCGGCGGTGGCGCCGAAGAGGGAGCGGCCGACCTCGTCGCTGTACGAGCCGAGCAGCAGCGGGGCCGCCTCGACCCGCAGGCACTCGGGGACCATGCCGGAACGCCAGTCGCCACCGCCGTACTTGGAGTCCCAGCGCCGGGCGTCCTCCGCGGCCTCGCGGAGCTTGGCGACGTCGGAGTGGCCGACGTGGTGCGTGCCCGGGGCGGGGTCCTCGCGGGCGACGCGGGCGTCGGCCGGGGTTATCAGCCAGCGGGAGGCCGGCGTGACGTACGCGCTGACCGCGAAGGAGCCGGCGAGGCTCTGCCAGATGCCGCCGCCGCCCGGGCCGCGCCGGCCGGGGTCGAGCTTCCACAGGTCGGTGGCGGACTTGACGGCCTCCCCGACGTCGCGGGGGAAGGCGAGGCCCACCTCGGGCGCGGGGTCGGCGTCGGCGAGGCCGATCTCGTGCAGTGGCACGGGACGGCCGAGCTTGCTGCCGATGGCCGCCGCGATGAGGTGCGGGGCGGCGCCCTGCGGCACCATGCCCTTGGTGACCCAGCGGGCGACAGAGGTCTTGTCGTACCGCAGGGTCAGACCGCGCTGGGCGCCGAGGTCGTTGACCCTGCGGGCGAGTCCCGCGTTGCTGATGCCGGCCAGGGCGAGAAGGGTGCCGAGTTTCTCGTTGGGCCCTCGGGGTTCTTTGGTCATGACCACTACCACCTCTCGCCGTAAGCGCGAGGGCCGCGTACGCCTGCCACGCCTGTCACACCCTCTCGACGCACAACAACGGCTGGCCCGGCGCCTCTTGTGGAGGCGTGCCGGGTCCGCCGCAGCCCGCCACCGGGCATGCGCCGGACCCCGAGCTGCCGGGACCATCGCTTCTCGGGTGAACCCAGCGTAGTTCGCCGTATCCCGCCCGTTAAGAGCTGTTGTCCCGGATGGCGAGATTCCTGCCCTGAATGCGGCCTGGCGACTCCTGCTGGTGGCGCGTGCTACCGGCGTATGCGGCTGTGCGCCCATCCGCGCGCTCTGTGCCGGTTCGGGCGGTAGGGGTTCCATGGTGGGGTGGGTTGGCCCGCGGCTCTCATGTGCGGCTATGGGGGGTAGTGGCGGGCCAGGGGGCTCCGCCACCACAATCCCCGCGGGTGGCGGACCGGTCCGGGAGGTGCGCCACGCCTCCCGGACCGCGACCCCCACACGTCGCAGAACGGACGAATGCGGGCTGCCCGGACATTGACCGGAAAATGACGTTTGAAATCCGGTGGCCCATTCCAAGTGACCATGATCAGGGGGGAGTTGGGCCGAACCGGCCCGCGCCGGACCGCGCGTGACGCGCGGTCCGGCGCTCAACCATGTCCTCATGCGCCTCTTTGTGCGCCGCTCCGTGGCAGCATGTTCCTCGGACGGGGCGGCAGTTCGGCCTGCCGCGGGGCCGGTTGGCCACGGTGGCCCACGTAATCCACGACCTGTGGAGGCGGCGATGCGGTGGTTGGTGGGGTGGAGCAGCGCTGCCGTGGGACAGGTTCCCGGCACGCGCGCCGGCCGCACCCTGCAGCCCGTCGGCGCACAACTCCTGTGGGGCGACCCCGATCCGCTGTGGATGGTGGGCGACTGGCGCCCCGACGAGGTGCGGATCGTCCACGCCGAGAACGGTTCCGTGGCGCGGCTGGCCGTGCTGGGCCGCTGCGCCGCCTCCGACGCCGACCTGCGGGTGGGGCTGTTCGCGGCGCGCGGCGGGGCGCTGCGCCATCTGACGGCCTGGGCGGGGAGCTACACCTGCGTCCTGCAGATCGGCCGACGCGTCACGGTGCTGGGGGACCTCGCGGGCGCCCGGCCGGTGTTCCACACCCAGTGGGCGCGGGGCACGGCGTACGGCACGGCCGCGCTGCCGCTCGCCGACCTCACCGAGGCCGCCCTGGACGTGACCTACCTTGCGGCGCTGCTGGCCTGCCCCGACTCGCCCGAGGCGCTCGGCGAGGGCACCCCGTACGCCGGGGTGCGCCGGGTGCCGCCCGGGCACGCGCTC includes:
- the trmB gene encoding tRNA (guanosine(46)-N7)-methyltransferase TrmB; this translates as MSKPRTPHFPGGPASHPHPDAHTEQRIRTFHPRRGRVTHGQRAALERRWADWGVDLDGTPLDLDKLFADADLAPDRPVVLEIGFGMGDATAAMAAADPGTGILAADVHTPGQGNLVHLAEREGLRNVRVANGDAVVLLRDMLAPGSLAGLRVYFPDPWPKARHHKRRMIQPEFVALAVSRLRPGAAVHCATDWEPYAEQMLEVLTAEPGLANAYATGSGYAEPRPAFRPMTKFERQGIAKGHVVHDLVFERR
- the lhgO gene encoding L-2-hydroxyglutarate oxidase, translated to MDTTDVVVIGAGIVGLATAYALTRTAPGTSVLVLDKEDGPARHQTGHNSGVIHSGIYYRPGSLKARYATQGAAEMVKFCAGNDIPHDVTGKLIVATERDELPRLHALVQRGRQNDIPVQELGPARIAEREPHVRGLAAIHVGTTGVCDFTAVAAAMARLTTEGGRADARIAYGTEVRAIHRDGRTVIVEPHDGPPVRAKALVNCAGLHCDRIARMAGEDTSGVRIVPFRGEYYELRPDRAGLVHGLVYPVPDPAFPFLGVHLTRGFDGSVHVGPNAVPALAREGYRRRTVRPRDLVETAAFPGTWRIARRHWRYEAGEIRRSLSKRAFVESVRRLLPAVTADDMVPAAAGVRAQAVLRDGTLVDDFLITGDGPFVHVLNAPSPAATASLPIGREIARRALAVLGRT
- a CDS encoding MFS transporter: MTKEPRGPNEKLGTLLALAGISNAGLARRVNDLGAQRGLTLRYDKTSVARWVTKGMVPQGAAPHLIAAAIGSKLGRPVPLHEIGLADADPAPEVGLAFPRDVGEAVKSATDLWKLDPGRRGPGGGGIWQSLAGSFAVSAYVTPASRWLITPADARVAREDPAPGTHHVGHSDVAKLREAAEDARRWDSKYGGGDWRSGMVPECLRVEAAPLLLGSYSDEVGRSLFGATAELTRLAGWMAFDTGQQEAAQRYYIQALRLARAAADVPLGGYVLASMSLQATYRGFADEGVDLAQAALERNRGLATARTMSFFHLVEARAHAKAGESATCATALAAAESWLDRARDGDADPPWLGFYSYDRLAADAAECYRDLRVPGQVRRFTETALARPTEEFVRSHGLRLVVSAVAELESGNLDAACAAGVKAVEVAGRISSARTTEYVRDLLHRLEPYGNEPRVAELRERARPLLAAPA
- a CDS encoding PrsW family intramembrane metalloprotease — encoded protein: MPAPGQWHYKPRRHFWENRTFRLVALFSVLALCGVIILALVRRQTGTEGLLVGLLLAVLPVPLLGGAFLWLDRVEPTPLRDAVFAFAWGACAATLVAILANEYATELLATTFTASDSQSDIWGATFVAPVVEESAKGAAVLLLFLFRRRDFTGIVDGVVIAGLTATGFAFTENILYLGSGFAEDQAYGTDGGLGTTAAMFVVRIVMTPFAHPLFTSLTGIGFAIAATSRPGQARRWLAPLGGWLLAMVLHGTWNGSASLSPLGFLAVYATLMIPLFGLLVWLAIWSRSNELKTIRTQLPLYAVAGWLSLPEPAAIGSMKGRGLARSAARGAQGKDAARTVREYVSFATSLAFLRARANRGAAGADFQAREQELLHHLWERKAVAQPALTHAAHAIRPAFPPLYPWAAPPPGAPYGPYPQVQPYTQPYTQPYGQQPYGQPWPQQPQGPHAWPQQPAQPGAHPQRWGPRQPQVPPQQGWHPQAAAPYQDPRGGQHR